In Oncorhynchus clarkii lewisi isolate Uvic-CL-2024 chromosome 2, UVic_Ocla_1.0, whole genome shotgun sequence, one DNA window encodes the following:
- the LOC139375762 gene encoding CUGBP Elav-like family member 2 isoform X4, with the protein MLEHSSDLALVQSLYVNSMRCPPSASAAGVPVRNEDLGSLSNGSKMNGSIENLETPDHDSIKMFVGQIPRSWTETELKELFEPYGAVHQINILRDRTATPPQSKGCCFVTFYTRKAALEAQNALHNIKTLTGMHHPIQMKPADSEKTNAVEDRKLFIGMVTKKYGENEVRLMFSAFGQIEECRILRGPDGLSRGCAFITFSTRAQAANAIKSLHHSQTMEGCTSPMVCKFADTQRDKEQRRLQQQMAQQMQQLNSASTWGNLAGLGGLTPQYLALLQQATATSNQSTFGNQSTFGNQSFGNQSSFGGMQRLGGVNQLQLQNLATLAAAASAAQNSGGSTNTLSANGALGNLYNSAGQTAGSSAGAAMNTLASLGLTQGLGGGLTGASMGLNNLNALTGGVSGMAAMNGGLGASMANGSGASSMDALTQAYSGMQQYTASALPSLYSQSLLQGAAGGSQKEGPEGANLFIYHLPQEFGDQDVLQMFMPFGNVVSAKVFIDKQTNLSKCFGFVSYDNPVSAQAAIQAMNGFQIGMKRLKVQLKRSKNDSKPY; encoded by the exons AACGGTTCCATTGAGAACCTGGAAACacctgaccatgactccatcaaGATGTTCGTTGGCCAGATACCTCGCTCCTGGACAGAAACCGAGCTCAAGGAGCTGTTTGAGCCCTACGGCGCCGTGCACCAGATCAACATCCTCCGAGACCGCACCGCCACACCCCCCCAGAGCAAAG gATGCTGTTTTGTAACGTTTTATACCAGAAAAGCTGCCCTGGAGGCCCAGAATGCATTGCACAACATAAAGACCTTAACTGGG ATGCATCATCCCATCCAGATGAAACCCGCCGACAGCGAGAAAACAAACG CGGTGGAAGACAGGAAACTCTTTATCGGAATGGTGACGAAGAAATACGGCGAGAATGAGGTTCGGCTGATGTTCTCTGCTTTCGGCCAGATAGAGGAATGCCGAATTCTCCGTGGACCCGATGGTCTGAGCAGAG GCTGTGCGTTTATCACATTTTCTACCAGGGCTCAGGCTGCGAATGCAATCAAATCCCTGCATCATTCTCAGACAATGGAG ggCTGCACTTCTCCTATGGTGTGTAAGTTTGCGGACACTCAGAGGGACAAGGAACAGCGGCGCCTGCAGCAGCAGATGGCCCAACAGATGCAGCAGCTCAACAGCGCCTCCACCTGGGGAAATCTGGCAGGGTTGGGAGGCCTCACGCCACAGTACTTAGCC TTGCTCCAACAGGCGACGGCTACCAGTAACCAGAGTACTTTTGGCAACCAGAGTACTTTTGGCAACCAGAGTTTTGGTAACCAGAGTAGTTTTGGTGGCATGCAGAGACTAGGAG GTGTGAACCAGCTGCAGCTGCAGAACCTGGCCACATTAGCAGCTGCCGCCTCTGCAGCCCAAAACTCAGGCGGCTCCACCAACACCCTGTCAGCCAACGGCGCTTTAGGTAATCTCTATAACTCAG CAGGCCAGACGGCAGGTTCCAGCGCGGGTGCAGCCATGAACACCCTGGCCTCTCTGGGCCTGACCCAGGGCCTTGGCGGTGGTCTGACGGGCGCCTCCATGGGCCTCAACAACCTCAACGCCCTCACTGGGGGGGTCAGCG GTATGGCTGCTATGAACGGGGGCCTGGGGGCCTCGATGGCTAATGGCTCTGGAGCGAGTTCCATGGATGCCCTGACCCAGGCTTACTCGGGGATGCAGCAGTACACTGCGTCTGCCCTGCCTTCCCTCTACAGCCAGTCCCTGCTGCAGGGTGCAGCCGGCGGGAGCCAGAAGGAGG GTCCTGAGGGGGCTAACCTGTTCATCTATCACCTGCCCCAGGAGTTTGGAGACCAGGATGTCCTTCAGATGTTCATGCCTTTCGGAAACGTTGTCTCTGCCAAAGTCTTCATTGACAAACAGACCAATCTGAGCAAGTGCTTCG GGTTCGTCAGCTACGACAATCCAGTGTCGGCGCAGGCCGCCATCCAGGCCATGAACGGCTTCCAGATCGGCATGAAGAGGCTCAAGGTGCAGCTGAAGCGCTCCAAGAATGACAGCAAACCCTACTGA
- the LOC139375762 gene encoding CUGBP Elav-like family member 2 isoform X15: MNGSIENLETPDHDSIKMFVGQIPRSWTETELKELFEPYGAVHQINILRDRTATPPQSKGCCFVTFYTRKAALEAQNALHNIKTLTGMHHPIQMKPADSEKTNAVEDRKLFIGMVTKKYGENEVRLMFSAFGQIEECRILRGPDGLSRGCAFITFSTRAQAANAIKSLHHSQTMEGCTSPMVCKFADTQRDKEQRRLQQQMAQQMQQLNSASTWGNLAGLGGLTPQYLALLQQATATSNQSTFGNQSTFGNQSFGNQSSFGGMQRLGGVNQLQLQNLATLAAAASAAQNSGGSTNTLSANGALGNLYNSAAGQTAGSSAGAAMNTLASLGLTQGLGGGLTGASMGLNNLNALTGGVSGEYALSMAAMNGGLGASMANGSGASSMDALTQAYSGMQQYTASALPSLYSQSLLQGAAGGSQKEGPEGANLFIYHLPQEFGDQDVLQMFMPFGNVVSAKVFIDKQTNLSKCFGFVSYDNPVSAQAAIQAMNGFQIGMKRLKVQLKRSKNDSKPY; this comes from the exons AACGGTTCCATTGAGAACCTGGAAACacctgaccatgactccatcaaGATGTTCGTTGGCCAGATACCTCGCTCCTGGACAGAAACCGAGCTCAAGGAGCTGTTTGAGCCCTACGGCGCCGTGCACCAGATCAACATCCTCCGAGACCGCACCGCCACACCCCCCCAGAGCAAAG gATGCTGTTTTGTAACGTTTTATACCAGAAAAGCTGCCCTGGAGGCCCAGAATGCATTGCACAACATAAAGACCTTAACTGGG ATGCATCATCCCATCCAGATGAAACCCGCCGACAGCGAGAAAACAAACG CGGTGGAAGACAGGAAACTCTTTATCGGAATGGTGACGAAGAAATACGGCGAGAATGAGGTTCGGCTGATGTTCTCTGCTTTCGGCCAGATAGAGGAATGCCGAATTCTCCGTGGACCCGATGGTCTGAGCAGAG GCTGTGCGTTTATCACATTTTCTACCAGGGCTCAGGCTGCGAATGCAATCAAATCCCTGCATCATTCTCAGACAATGGAG ggCTGCACTTCTCCTATGGTGTGTAAGTTTGCGGACACTCAGAGGGACAAGGAACAGCGGCGCCTGCAGCAGCAGATGGCCCAACAGATGCAGCAGCTCAACAGCGCCTCCACCTGGGGAAATCTGGCAGGGTTGGGAGGCCTCACGCCACAGTACTTAGCC TTGCTCCAACAGGCGACGGCTACCAGTAACCAGAGTACTTTTGGCAACCAGAGTACTTTTGGCAACCAGAGTTTTGGTAACCAGAGTAGTTTTGGTGGCATGCAGAGACTAGGAG GTGTGAACCAGCTGCAGCTGCAGAACCTGGCCACATTAGCAGCTGCCGCCTCTGCAGCCCAAAACTCAGGCGGCTCCACCAACACCCTGTCAGCCAACGGCGCTTTAGGTAATCTCTATAACTCAG CAGCAGGCCAGACGGCAGGTTCCAGCGCGGGTGCAGCCATGAACACCCTGGCCTCTCTGGGCCTGACCCAGGGCCTTGGCGGTGGTCTGACGGGCGCCTCCATGGGCCTCAACAACCTCAACGCCCTCACTGGGGGGGTCAGCGGTGAGTATGCCCTCA GTATGGCTGCTATGAACGGGGGCCTGGGGGCCTCGATGGCTAATGGCTCTGGAGCGAGTTCCATGGATGCCCTGACCCAGGCTTACTCGGGGATGCAGCAGTACACTGCGTCTGCCCTGCCTTCCCTCTACAGCCAGTCCCTGCTGCAGGGTGCAGCCGGCGGGAGCCAGAAGGAGG GTCCTGAGGGGGCTAACCTGTTCATCTATCACCTGCCCCAGGAGTTTGGAGACCAGGATGTCCTTCAGATGTTCATGCCTTTCGGAAACGTTGTCTCTGCCAAAGTCTTCATTGACAAACAGACCAATCTGAGCAAGTGCTTCG GGTTCGTCAGCTACGACAATCCAGTGTCGGCGCAGGCCGCCATCCAGGCCATGAACGGCTTCCAGATCGGCATGAAGAGGCTCAAGGTGCAGCTGAAGCGCTCCAAGAATGACAGCAAACCCTACTGA
- the LOC139375762 gene encoding CUGBP Elav-like family member 2 isoform X18 produces the protein MNGSIENLETPDHDSIKMFVGQIPRSWTETELKELFEPYGAVHQINILRDRTATPPQSKGCCFVTFYTRKAALEAQNALHNIKTLTGMHHPIQMKPADSEKTNAVEDRKLFIGMVTKKYGENEVRLMFSAFGQIEECRILRGPDGLSRGCAFITFSTRAQAANAIKSLHHSQTMEGCTSPMVCKFADTQRDKEQRRLQQQMAQQMQQLNSASTWGNLAGLGGLTPQYLALLQQATATSNQSTFGNQSTFGNQSFGNQSSFGGMQRLGGVNQLQLQNLATLAAAASAAQNSGGSTNTLSANGALGNLYNSAGQTAGSSAGAAMNTLASLGLTQGLGGGLTGASMGLNNLNALTGGVSGMAAMNGGLGASMANGSGASSMDALTQAYSGMQQYTASALPSLYSQSLLQGAAGGSQKEGPEGANLFIYHLPQEFGDQDVLQMFMPFGNVVSAKVFIDKQTNLSKCFGFVSYDNPVSAQAAIQAMNGFQIGMKRLKVQLKRSKNDSKPY, from the exons AACGGTTCCATTGAGAACCTGGAAACacctgaccatgactccatcaaGATGTTCGTTGGCCAGATACCTCGCTCCTGGACAGAAACCGAGCTCAAGGAGCTGTTTGAGCCCTACGGCGCCGTGCACCAGATCAACATCCTCCGAGACCGCACCGCCACACCCCCCCAGAGCAAAG gATGCTGTTTTGTAACGTTTTATACCAGAAAAGCTGCCCTGGAGGCCCAGAATGCATTGCACAACATAAAGACCTTAACTGGG ATGCATCATCCCATCCAGATGAAACCCGCCGACAGCGAGAAAACAAACG CGGTGGAAGACAGGAAACTCTTTATCGGAATGGTGACGAAGAAATACGGCGAGAATGAGGTTCGGCTGATGTTCTCTGCTTTCGGCCAGATAGAGGAATGCCGAATTCTCCGTGGACCCGATGGTCTGAGCAGAG GCTGTGCGTTTATCACATTTTCTACCAGGGCTCAGGCTGCGAATGCAATCAAATCCCTGCATCATTCTCAGACAATGGAG ggCTGCACTTCTCCTATGGTGTGTAAGTTTGCGGACACTCAGAGGGACAAGGAACAGCGGCGCCTGCAGCAGCAGATGGCCCAACAGATGCAGCAGCTCAACAGCGCCTCCACCTGGGGAAATCTGGCAGGGTTGGGAGGCCTCACGCCACAGTACTTAGCC TTGCTCCAACAGGCGACGGCTACCAGTAACCAGAGTACTTTTGGCAACCAGAGTACTTTTGGCAACCAGAGTTTTGGTAACCAGAGTAGTTTTGGTGGCATGCAGAGACTAGGAG GTGTGAACCAGCTGCAGCTGCAGAACCTGGCCACATTAGCAGCTGCCGCCTCTGCAGCCCAAAACTCAGGCGGCTCCACCAACACCCTGTCAGCCAACGGCGCTTTAGGTAATCTCTATAACTCAG CAGGCCAGACGGCAGGTTCCAGCGCGGGTGCAGCCATGAACACCCTGGCCTCTCTGGGCCTGACCCAGGGCCTTGGCGGTGGTCTGACGGGCGCCTCCATGGGCCTCAACAACCTCAACGCCCTCACTGGGGGGGTCAGCG GTATGGCTGCTATGAACGGGGGCCTGGGGGCCTCGATGGCTAATGGCTCTGGAGCGAGTTCCATGGATGCCCTGACCCAGGCTTACTCGGGGATGCAGCAGTACACTGCGTCTGCCCTGCCTTCCCTCTACAGCCAGTCCCTGCTGCAGGGTGCAGCCGGCGGGAGCCAGAAGGAGG GTCCTGAGGGGGCTAACCTGTTCATCTATCACCTGCCCCAGGAGTTTGGAGACCAGGATGTCCTTCAGATGTTCATGCCTTTCGGAAACGTTGTCTCTGCCAAAGTCTTCATTGACAAACAGACCAATCTGAGCAAGTGCTTCG GGTTCGTCAGCTACGACAATCCAGTGTCGGCGCAGGCCGCCATCCAGGCCATGAACGGCTTCCAGATCGGCATGAAGAGGCTCAAGGTGCAGCTGAAGCGCTCCAAGAATGACAGCAAACCCTACTGA
- the LOC139375762 gene encoding CUGBP Elav-like family member 2 isoform X17, with the protein MNGSIENLETPDHDSIKMFVGQIPRSWTETELKELFEPYGAVHQINILRDRTATPPQSKGCCFVTFYTRKAALEAQNALHNIKTLTGMHHPIQMKPADSEKTNAVEDRKLFIGMVTKKYGENEVRLMFSAFGQIEECRILRGPDGLSRGCAFITFSTRAQAANAIKSLHHSQTMEGCTSPMVCKFADTQRDKEQRRLQQQMAQQMQQLNSASTWGNLAGLGGLTPQYLALLQQATATSNQSTFGNQSTFGNQSFGNQSSFGGMQRLGGVNQLQLQNLATLAAAASAAQNSGGSTNTLSANGALGNLYNSAAGQTAGSSAGAAMNTLASLGLTQGLGGGLTGASMGLNNLNALTGGVSGMAAMNGGLGASMANGSGASSMDALTQAYSGMQQYTASALPSLYSQSLLQGAAGGSQKEGPEGANLFIYHLPQEFGDQDVLQMFMPFGNVVSAKVFIDKQTNLSKCFGFVSYDNPVSAQAAIQAMNGFQIGMKRLKVQLKRSKNDSKPY; encoded by the exons AACGGTTCCATTGAGAACCTGGAAACacctgaccatgactccatcaaGATGTTCGTTGGCCAGATACCTCGCTCCTGGACAGAAACCGAGCTCAAGGAGCTGTTTGAGCCCTACGGCGCCGTGCACCAGATCAACATCCTCCGAGACCGCACCGCCACACCCCCCCAGAGCAAAG gATGCTGTTTTGTAACGTTTTATACCAGAAAAGCTGCCCTGGAGGCCCAGAATGCATTGCACAACATAAAGACCTTAACTGGG ATGCATCATCCCATCCAGATGAAACCCGCCGACAGCGAGAAAACAAACG CGGTGGAAGACAGGAAACTCTTTATCGGAATGGTGACGAAGAAATACGGCGAGAATGAGGTTCGGCTGATGTTCTCTGCTTTCGGCCAGATAGAGGAATGCCGAATTCTCCGTGGACCCGATGGTCTGAGCAGAG GCTGTGCGTTTATCACATTTTCTACCAGGGCTCAGGCTGCGAATGCAATCAAATCCCTGCATCATTCTCAGACAATGGAG ggCTGCACTTCTCCTATGGTGTGTAAGTTTGCGGACACTCAGAGGGACAAGGAACAGCGGCGCCTGCAGCAGCAGATGGCCCAACAGATGCAGCAGCTCAACAGCGCCTCCACCTGGGGAAATCTGGCAGGGTTGGGAGGCCTCACGCCACAGTACTTAGCC TTGCTCCAACAGGCGACGGCTACCAGTAACCAGAGTACTTTTGGCAACCAGAGTACTTTTGGCAACCAGAGTTTTGGTAACCAGAGTAGTTTTGGTGGCATGCAGAGACTAGGAG GTGTGAACCAGCTGCAGCTGCAGAACCTGGCCACATTAGCAGCTGCCGCCTCTGCAGCCCAAAACTCAGGCGGCTCCACCAACACCCTGTCAGCCAACGGCGCTTTAGGTAATCTCTATAACTCAG CAGCAGGCCAGACGGCAGGTTCCAGCGCGGGTGCAGCCATGAACACCCTGGCCTCTCTGGGCCTGACCCAGGGCCTTGGCGGTGGTCTGACGGGCGCCTCCATGGGCCTCAACAACCTCAACGCCCTCACTGGGGGGGTCAGCG GTATGGCTGCTATGAACGGGGGCCTGGGGGCCTCGATGGCTAATGGCTCTGGAGCGAGTTCCATGGATGCCCTGACCCAGGCTTACTCGGGGATGCAGCAGTACACTGCGTCTGCCCTGCCTTCCCTCTACAGCCAGTCCCTGCTGCAGGGTGCAGCCGGCGGGAGCCAGAAGGAGG GTCCTGAGGGGGCTAACCTGTTCATCTATCACCTGCCCCAGGAGTTTGGAGACCAGGATGTCCTTCAGATGTTCATGCCTTTCGGAAACGTTGTCTCTGCCAAAGTCTTCATTGACAAACAGACCAATCTGAGCAAGTGCTTCG GGTTCGTCAGCTACGACAATCCAGTGTCGGCGCAGGCCGCCATCCAGGCCATGAACGGCTTCCAGATCGGCATGAAGAGGCTCAAGGTGCAGCTGAAGCGCTCCAAGAATGACAGCAAACCCTACTGA
- the LOC139375762 gene encoding CUGBP Elav-like family member 2 isoform X16, translating to MNGSIENLETPDHDSIKMFVGQIPRSWTETELKELFEPYGAVHQINILRDRTATPPQSKGCCFVTFYTRKAALEAQNALHNIKTLTGMHHPIQMKPADSEKTNAVEDRKLFIGMVTKKYGENEVRLMFSAFGQIEECRILRGPDGLSRGCAFITFSTRAQAANAIKSLHHSQTMEGCTSPMVCKFADTQRDKEQRRLQQQMAQQMQQLNSASTWGNLAGLGGLTPQYLALLQQATATSNQSTFGNQSTFGNQSFGNQSSFGGMQRLGGVNQLQLQNLATLAAAASAAQNSGGSTNTLSANGALGNLYNSAGQTAGSSAGAAMNTLASLGLTQGLGGGLTGASMGLNNLNALTGGVSGEYALSMAAMNGGLGASMANGSGASSMDALTQAYSGMQQYTASALPSLYSQSLLQGAAGGSQKEGPEGANLFIYHLPQEFGDQDVLQMFMPFGNVVSAKVFIDKQTNLSKCFGFVSYDNPVSAQAAIQAMNGFQIGMKRLKVQLKRSKNDSKPY from the exons AACGGTTCCATTGAGAACCTGGAAACacctgaccatgactccatcaaGATGTTCGTTGGCCAGATACCTCGCTCCTGGACAGAAACCGAGCTCAAGGAGCTGTTTGAGCCCTACGGCGCCGTGCACCAGATCAACATCCTCCGAGACCGCACCGCCACACCCCCCCAGAGCAAAG gATGCTGTTTTGTAACGTTTTATACCAGAAAAGCTGCCCTGGAGGCCCAGAATGCATTGCACAACATAAAGACCTTAACTGGG ATGCATCATCCCATCCAGATGAAACCCGCCGACAGCGAGAAAACAAACG CGGTGGAAGACAGGAAACTCTTTATCGGAATGGTGACGAAGAAATACGGCGAGAATGAGGTTCGGCTGATGTTCTCTGCTTTCGGCCAGATAGAGGAATGCCGAATTCTCCGTGGACCCGATGGTCTGAGCAGAG GCTGTGCGTTTATCACATTTTCTACCAGGGCTCAGGCTGCGAATGCAATCAAATCCCTGCATCATTCTCAGACAATGGAG ggCTGCACTTCTCCTATGGTGTGTAAGTTTGCGGACACTCAGAGGGACAAGGAACAGCGGCGCCTGCAGCAGCAGATGGCCCAACAGATGCAGCAGCTCAACAGCGCCTCCACCTGGGGAAATCTGGCAGGGTTGGGAGGCCTCACGCCACAGTACTTAGCC TTGCTCCAACAGGCGACGGCTACCAGTAACCAGAGTACTTTTGGCAACCAGAGTACTTTTGGCAACCAGAGTTTTGGTAACCAGAGTAGTTTTGGTGGCATGCAGAGACTAGGAG GTGTGAACCAGCTGCAGCTGCAGAACCTGGCCACATTAGCAGCTGCCGCCTCTGCAGCCCAAAACTCAGGCGGCTCCACCAACACCCTGTCAGCCAACGGCGCTTTAGGTAATCTCTATAACTCAG CAGGCCAGACGGCAGGTTCCAGCGCGGGTGCAGCCATGAACACCCTGGCCTCTCTGGGCCTGACCCAGGGCCTTGGCGGTGGTCTGACGGGCGCCTCCATGGGCCTCAACAACCTCAACGCCCTCACTGGGGGGGTCAGCGGTGAGTATGCCCTCA GTATGGCTGCTATGAACGGGGGCCTGGGGGCCTCGATGGCTAATGGCTCTGGAGCGAGTTCCATGGATGCCCTGACCCAGGCTTACTCGGGGATGCAGCAGTACACTGCGTCTGCCCTGCCTTCCCTCTACAGCCAGTCCCTGCTGCAGGGTGCAGCCGGCGGGAGCCAGAAGGAGG GTCCTGAGGGGGCTAACCTGTTCATCTATCACCTGCCCCAGGAGTTTGGAGACCAGGATGTCCTTCAGATGTTCATGCCTTTCGGAAACGTTGTCTCTGCCAAAGTCTTCATTGACAAACAGACCAATCTGAGCAAGTGCTTCG GGTTCGTCAGCTACGACAATCCAGTGTCGGCGCAGGCCGCCATCCAGGCCATGAACGGCTTCCAGATCGGCATGAAGAGGCTCAAGGTGCAGCTGAAGCGCTCCAAGAATGACAGCAAACCCTACTGA
- the LOC139375762 gene encoding CUGBP Elav-like family member 2 isoform X19, translating to MNGSIENLETPDHDSIKMFVGQIPRSWTETELKELFEPYGAVHQINILRDRTATPPQSKGCCFVTFYTRKAALEAQNALHNIKTLTGMHHPIQMKPADSEKTNAVEDRKLFIGMVTKKYGENEVRLMFSAFGQIEECRILRGPDGLSRGCAFITFSTRAQAANAIKSLHHSQTMEGCTSPMVCKFADTQRDKEQRRLQQQMAQQMQQLNSASTWGNLAGLGGLTPQYLALLQQATATSNQSTFGNQSTFGNQSFGNQSSFGGMQRLGGVNQLQLQNLATLAAAASAAQNSGGSTNTLSANGALAGQTAGSSAGAAMNTLASLGLTQGLGGGLTGASMGLNNLNALTGGVSGEYALSMAAMNGGLGASMANGSGASSMDALTQAYSGMQQYTASALPSLYSQSLLQGAAGGSQKEGPEGANLFIYHLPQEFGDQDVLQMFMPFGNVVSAKVFIDKQTNLSKCFGFVSYDNPVSAQAAIQAMNGFQIGMKRLKVQLKRSKNDSKPY from the exons AACGGTTCCATTGAGAACCTGGAAACacctgaccatgactccatcaaGATGTTCGTTGGCCAGATACCTCGCTCCTGGACAGAAACCGAGCTCAAGGAGCTGTTTGAGCCCTACGGCGCCGTGCACCAGATCAACATCCTCCGAGACCGCACCGCCACACCCCCCCAGAGCAAAG gATGCTGTTTTGTAACGTTTTATACCAGAAAAGCTGCCCTGGAGGCCCAGAATGCATTGCACAACATAAAGACCTTAACTGGG ATGCATCATCCCATCCAGATGAAACCCGCCGACAGCGAGAAAACAAACG CGGTGGAAGACAGGAAACTCTTTATCGGAATGGTGACGAAGAAATACGGCGAGAATGAGGTTCGGCTGATGTTCTCTGCTTTCGGCCAGATAGAGGAATGCCGAATTCTCCGTGGACCCGATGGTCTGAGCAGAG GCTGTGCGTTTATCACATTTTCTACCAGGGCTCAGGCTGCGAATGCAATCAAATCCCTGCATCATTCTCAGACAATGGAG ggCTGCACTTCTCCTATGGTGTGTAAGTTTGCGGACACTCAGAGGGACAAGGAACAGCGGCGCCTGCAGCAGCAGATGGCCCAACAGATGCAGCAGCTCAACAGCGCCTCCACCTGGGGAAATCTGGCAGGGTTGGGAGGCCTCACGCCACAGTACTTAGCC TTGCTCCAACAGGCGACGGCTACCAGTAACCAGAGTACTTTTGGCAACCAGAGTACTTTTGGCAACCAGAGTTTTGGTAACCAGAGTAGTTTTGGTGGCATGCAGAGACTAGGAG GTGTGAACCAGCTGCAGCTGCAGAACCTGGCCACATTAGCAGCTGCCGCCTCTGCAGCCCAAAACTCAGGCGGCTCCACCAACACCCTGTCAGCCAACGGCGCTTTAG CAGGCCAGACGGCAGGTTCCAGCGCGGGTGCAGCCATGAACACCCTGGCCTCTCTGGGCCTGACCCAGGGCCTTGGCGGTGGTCTGACGGGCGCCTCCATGGGCCTCAACAACCTCAACGCCCTCACTGGGGGGGTCAGCGGTGAGTATGCCCTCA GTATGGCTGCTATGAACGGGGGCCTGGGGGCCTCGATGGCTAATGGCTCTGGAGCGAGTTCCATGGATGCCCTGACCCAGGCTTACTCGGGGATGCAGCAGTACACTGCGTCTGCCCTGCCTTCCCTCTACAGCCAGTCCCTGCTGCAGGGTGCAGCCGGCGGGAGCCAGAAGGAGG GTCCTGAGGGGGCTAACCTGTTCATCTATCACCTGCCCCAGGAGTTTGGAGACCAGGATGTCCTTCAGATGTTCATGCCTTTCGGAAACGTTGTCTCTGCCAAAGTCTTCATTGACAAACAGACCAATCTGAGCAAGTGCTTCG GGTTCGTCAGCTACGACAATCCAGTGTCGGCGCAGGCCGCCATCCAGGCCATGAACGGCTTCCAGATCGGCATGAAGAGGCTCAAGGTGCAGCTGAAGCGCTCCAAGAATGACAGCAAACCCTACTGA